One genomic window of Cystobacter ferrugineus includes the following:
- a CDS encoding FUSC family protein, whose amino-acid sequence MRHLRHRLNPTHLWDLFVISDPDLGRLRKGLRAALGAGLAALILSRLARWLGEPPTVTLVGTMVAMMGSQIATDPTPREQRLTTALLLVPALTSAVLGTIAAQIPLLGAAAFAVTIFVSTFVRRFGPRGLALGMIGFFSFFNALFFHAQLSQVPALAGAMGVAVGIAYTVRFVLVPDRPHHALRRTVRAFRKTIDVVLWELADIPEQPRMTCALLRRLLRQADRLSDAALAVEDLVNREHSELRQRLFEQELAANRVLRSVQQVVDSGALSRQARADLRQALVSARVAIRDRDPAAARTMRAYLDRVREAPGDERGRVDAQRIHRALTDLLEAAEQLPREHPPLVPERAAAPAGNAAPGPLARTGLHPSTRQAIQITVASVIAMAVGYAVSAERWYWAVITAFVIFTRTRSRGDTLQRAWARVLGTVLGVVAGLFLARAVSGHAGIELVSIFVCVFFGFYLIQISYAWMVFWFTTLLSVLYGLLGRFTPALLLLRIEETAIGAAAGAIIALILFPERTTAQIQTSARQVLDAVCEYLEEAVVKRTPETDPARLLDSARVLDARLRDLRTAAQPLTGGLRHFTPRATYILRTVSELVLSVRHLEMGRGLMEMNDASRELLREAAVRLANNARVLASALGQQAPPRVEPASTLIQEARHRLAPEEAARRGTASPFRLLHWLTRVDDMLTQLARAEREPPRVLVPWRA is encoded by the coding sequence TTGCGACATCTCCGGCACCGCCTGAATCCCACGCACCTGTGGGACCTGTTCGTCATTTCCGACCCCGACCTGGGCCGGTTGCGCAAGGGCCTGCGCGCCGCCCTGGGCGCGGGCCTCGCCGCCCTCATTCTCTCCCGGCTCGCCCGCTGGCTCGGCGAGCCACCCACCGTCACCCTGGTGGGCACCATGGTGGCGATGATGGGCTCGCAGATCGCCACCGACCCGACTCCTCGCGAGCAGCGCCTCACGACCGCGCTCCTCCTCGTGCCCGCGCTGACCTCGGCCGTCCTGGGGACGATCGCCGCCCAGATTCCCCTGCTCGGCGCCGCGGCCTTCGCGGTCACCATCTTCGTCTCCACCTTCGTGCGCAGGTTCGGCCCCCGGGGACTGGCGCTCGGGATGATTGGCTTCTTCTCCTTCTTCAACGCCCTGTTCTTCCACGCCCAGCTCTCGCAGGTGCCCGCGCTCGCGGGTGCCATGGGGGTCGCCGTCGGCATCGCGTACACGGTGCGCTTCGTGCTCGTCCCGGACCGCCCCCATCACGCCCTGCGGCGCACCGTCCGGGCCTTCCGCAAGACGATCGATGTCGTGCTGTGGGAGCTCGCGGACATCCCCGAGCAGCCCCGGATGACCTGTGCCTTGTTGCGCCGGCTGCTCCGACAGGCGGATCGCCTGAGTGATGCGGCGCTCGCGGTGGAGGACCTGGTCAACCGGGAGCACTCCGAGCTCCGGCAGCGGCTCTTCGAGCAGGAGCTCGCCGCCAACCGCGTGCTCCGCTCCGTGCAGCAGGTGGTCGACTCGGGCGCGCTGTCACGGCAGGCACGGGCGGACCTCCGCCAGGCGCTGGTGTCGGCGCGGGTCGCCATCCGCGACCGGGATCCCGCGGCGGCTCGGACGATGAGGGCGTACCTCGATCGGGTGCGGGAAGCTCCCGGAGACGAGCGGGGCCGGGTGGACGCCCAGCGCATCCACCGGGCCCTGACGGATCTGCTCGAGGCCGCCGAGCAGCTTCCCCGCGAACATCCTCCGCTCGTCCCGGAGCGGGCCGCCGCCCCCGCGGGCAATGCCGCGCCGGGCCCGCTCGCGCGCACGGGCCTCCATCCCTCCACGCGCCAGGCCATTCAAATCACCGTGGCGAGCGTCATCGCGATGGCGGTGGGCTACGCGGTGTCCGCCGAGCGCTGGTACTGGGCCGTCATCACCGCCTTCGTCATCTTCACGCGCACGCGCTCGCGGGGGGACACGCTGCAGCGCGCCTGGGCGCGGGTGCTGGGAACGGTGCTCGGCGTGGTGGCCGGACTGTTCCTCGCCAGGGCCGTCAGTGGCCATGCCGGCATCGAGCTGGTGAGCATCTTCGTGTGCGTCTTCTTCGGCTTCTACCTGATTCAAATCTCCTACGCGTGGATGGTGTTCTGGTTCACCACGCTCCTGTCCGTGCTCTATGGATTGCTCGGCCGATTCACCCCGGCGCTCCTGCTGCTGCGCATCGAGGAGACGGCGATTGGCGCGGCCGCTGGCGCCATCATCGCCCTCATCCTCTTCCCCGAGCGCACCACGGCGCAGATCCAGACCTCCGCCCGGCAGGTGCTGGACGCGGTGTGCGAGTACCTCGAGGAGGCCGTGGTGAAGCGCACCCCGGAGACGGACCCGGCCCGGCTGCTCGACTCCGCGCGGGTGCTGGATGCGCGCCTGCGCGACCTGCGCACCGCGGCGCAACCGCTCACCGGAGGGCTCCGGCACTTCACCCCGCGCGCGACGTACATCCTGCGGACCGTGTCCGAGCTCGTGCTGTCCGTGCGGCACCTGGAGATGGGACGCGGGCTGATGGAGATGAACGACGCGTCGCGGGAGCTGTTGCGCGAGGCGGCGGTGCGGCTGGCGAACAACGCCCGCGTGCTGGCGAGCGCGCTGGGCCAGCAAGCGCCGCCCCGCGTCGAGCCCGCGTCCACGCTCATCCAGGAGGCCCGGCACCGCCTCGCGCCCGAGGAAGCCGCCCGCCGGGGCACCGCCAGCCCCTTCCGCCTCCTGCACTGGCTCACGCGCGTGGATGACATGCTCACGCAACTGGCCAGGGCGGAGCGGGAACCACCCCGGGTGCTCGTGCCCTGGCGGGCCTAG
- a CDS encoding AAA family ATPase codes for MSITELRIEGLRTLEKIRLKLDGLTVLIGDNGTGKSSIIEACELLHRAANERFLDELYSVHGGLTSLLRQGAPRLTLGVTIKPDPGEYPNQVTDDWAQFELVEYDIHLTPEGGAFSSLEETVRVYPRSGSYVSKLWFRAKQPRKTAAPILLIHRKGTRYTTFDSPQDAGELGIASNALTPTQVNLQVSGDFSYTALQIIASHLKNIRVHIPFEVIPAWAARALDRKSALRGSIPFAPAKHLEKLGINLANSFHALKNNFGREEWNQTLEYVRLGLGNHIEDVTTWADPGGGNVGLSLKLKNLDQQIPSSQLSDGMLSYLAFVALFRLHDGVPSLIALDEPDLHLHPRLLMRVLDMFESMARRFPVLVSTHSDRLLDGLSEPARSVVLCELDERQATHLLRPNPRLLAKWLERYRGLGDIRGEGHEASVFTREDPA; via the coding sequence ATGTCCATCACCGAACTGCGCATTGAAGGGCTTCGTACCCTCGAGAAGATCCGGCTCAAGCTCGATGGGCTCACCGTCCTCATCGGGGACAACGGGACGGGCAAGAGCAGCATCATCGAAGCCTGCGAGTTGCTGCATCGGGCGGCGAACGAACGGTTCCTGGATGAGCTCTACAGCGTCCATGGTGGCCTGACCTCGCTCTTGAGGCAGGGGGCTCCCCGTTTGACGCTGGGGGTGACGATAAAGCCAGATCCTGGCGAATACCCAAATCAGGTGACCGATGATTGGGCGCAGTTCGAGCTTGTCGAGTACGACATCCATTTGACACCAGAGGGAGGGGCATTCTCTTCGTTGGAAGAGACAGTGCGCGTGTATCCACGCAGTGGCTCGTATGTCTCGAAGCTCTGGTTTCGAGCAAAACAACCACGCAAGACAGCGGCTCCCATCCTCCTCATTCACAGGAAGGGCACTCGATACACGACATTCGATTCGCCCCAGGATGCCGGCGAGCTTGGCATCGCCTCCAATGCCCTGACTCCTACCCAGGTCAACCTCCAGGTGTCTGGTGATTTTTCCTACACCGCGCTCCAGATCATCGCCAGCCACCTCAAGAACATCCGGGTCCATATCCCCTTCGAGGTTATTCCCGCCTGGGCGGCACGCGCACTCGACAGGAAGTCGGCGCTGCGTGGTTCGATTCCATTCGCTCCCGCCAAACATCTAGAAAAGCTGGGCATCAACCTGGCGAATTCCTTCCATGCGCTGAAAAACAACTTTGGCCGGGAAGAGTGGAACCAGACCCTGGAGTACGTGCGGCTGGGTCTGGGCAACCATATTGAAGACGTCACGACCTGGGCGGACCCGGGTGGTGGGAATGTGGGGCTGTCTCTCAAGCTCAAGAACCTCGACCAGCAAATCCCCTCCTCACAGCTTTCGGATGGGATGCTGTCGTATCTGGCCTTCGTCGCGCTTTTCAGGCTTCATGATGGTGTTCCCTCTCTCATCGCCCTGGATGAGCCGGATCTGCATCTGCACCCCAGGTTGCTCATGCGCGTCCTGGACATGTTCGAGTCGATGGCCAGGCGGTTTCCCGTCCTGGTCTCCACGCACTCGGATCGGCTGCTCGATGGACTCTCCGAGCCGGCCCGCTCCGTCGTGCTCTGCGAACTCGATGAGCGGCAGGCGACCCACCTCCTCAGACCCAATCCGCGCCTCCTGGCCAAATGGCTGGAGCGCTACCGGGGCCTGGGTGACATCCGGGGCGAGGGGCACGAGGCCTCGGTGTTCACGCGCGAGGATCCGGCCTGA
- a CDS encoding ribonuclease H-like domain-containing protein, whose product MDLKRKLARLGGVGPGGKPGASATPAPAAPVAPVPAPSVEPAVPSAEQAARVAMLRRMLGELTERHGTALRRGPPQPPPGPLPAEPRTTPHGVIHVAERLLSPEHHHGSAPLAEALDAEASLVASLALQPGLAGVDFQRMLFLDTETTGLAGGTGTVPFLVGLAWFEGRSLRVHQLFLRRLGEEAPLLRELAARMAQASCLVTFNGKSFDWPLLRTRFVLNRVPVPTELPHLDLLHCARRVFKHRGSGTRLVHLEEQVLGFHRVGDVDGALIPELYFRFLRGAEGSALTPVLEHNVNDLLLLAALLGLLARRFRASGAEGEDPRDLLGFAGVALRARDPERALAFAQAAAAGDSGAVRAEALALASRLSRRGGDVQTAVANLQRALASARKEQTAPLHLSLAKLYEHGLKDLPRALHHARLCPPAESGEALRRRVERLERKLSKATRASTLDLGEPL is encoded by the coding sequence GTGGACTTGAAGCGCAAGCTGGCGCGGCTCGGAGGCGTGGGGCCCGGGGGCAAGCCGGGCGCGTCCGCGACTCCGGCTCCGGCCGCTCCCGTGGCTCCCGTGCCCGCCCCCTCCGTGGAGCCCGCGGTCCCCTCGGCGGAGCAGGCCGCGCGCGTGGCCATGTTGCGCCGGATGCTCGGGGAGCTGACCGAGCGTCACGGGACGGCGCTCCGCCGGGGTCCTCCCCAGCCTCCTCCGGGTCCTCTCCCCGCCGAGCCCCGGACGACGCCGCATGGGGTCATCCACGTCGCCGAGCGCCTGCTGTCTCCGGAGCACCACCACGGAAGCGCGCCGCTCGCGGAGGCACTGGACGCGGAGGCCTCGCTGGTGGCGAGCCTCGCGTTGCAGCCGGGGCTCGCGGGCGTGGACTTCCAGCGCATGCTCTTCCTGGACACGGAGACGACGGGGCTCGCGGGCGGCACGGGCACGGTGCCCTTCCTGGTGGGCCTCGCCTGGTTCGAGGGCCGCTCGCTGCGCGTGCACCAGCTCTTCCTGCGCCGGCTGGGTGAAGAGGCGCCGCTCCTGCGGGAGCTGGCCGCGCGCATGGCCCAGGCCTCGTGCCTCGTGACGTTCAACGGCAAGAGCTTCGACTGGCCGCTCCTGCGCACTCGCTTCGTGCTCAACCGCGTGCCCGTCCCCACCGAGTTGCCGCACCTGGACCTGCTGCACTGCGCGCGCCGGGTCTTCAAGCACCGGGGCAGCGGGACGCGGCTGGTGCACCTGGAGGAGCAGGTGCTCGGCTTCCACCGCGTGGGCGACGTGGACGGGGCGCTCATCCCGGAGCTGTACTTCCGCTTCCTGCGCGGTGCCGAGGGCTCGGCCCTGACGCCCGTGCTGGAGCACAACGTGAATGACCTCCTCCTGCTGGCGGCCCTGCTGGGCCTGCTGGCGCGGCGCTTCCGGGCGAGTGGCGCGGAAGGGGAGGACCCGAGGGACTTGCTGGGCTTCGCGGGCGTGGCGCTCCGGGCGAGAGACCCCGAGCGGGCCCTCGCCTTCGCCCAGGCCGCGGCGGCGGGAGACTCGGGCGCGGTACGGGCCGAGGCGCTCGCGCTCGCCTCGCGGTTGTCGCGCCGGGGCGGGGATGTCCAGACGGCGGTGGCCAACCTGCAGCGGGCGCTCGCGTCGGCCCGGAAGGAGCAGACGGCGCCGCTCCACCTGTCCCTGGCCAAGCTGTACGAGCACGGGCTCAAGGATCTGCCCCGCGCGCTCCACCACGCCCGGCTCTGTCCTCCCGCCGAGAGTGGTGAGGCCCTGCGCCGCCGCGTCGAGCGCCTGGAGCGCAAGCTGTCCAAGGCGACACGCGCGTCCACCCTGGACCTGGGCGAGCCGCTCTGA
- a CDS encoding DEAD/DEAH box helicase has protein sequence MKPEKEEGAFTGSRRKPWTGSRGLDAVLQGWRENNQLWPDIVLDEVTPARPGSHAPIPEGVAPQVREALRRRGIDRLFSHQAEAYELARSGRNLVIATPTASGKSLCYNLPLLDRFAREPQARALYLFPTKALSRDQEESLRVFMREAGLEHGAITFDGDTPADARRAARERSGVLLTNPDMLHTGILPHHASWARLFSNLRYVVIDELHTYRGVFGSHLANVLRRLQRVAAFHGSSPTFILASATIGNPKAHAERMLGREVALISESGAPAGERRVMVYNPPVVNAELGIRASYLKSAVRLTADLVRAEVSTLLFAQSRNSVEVMLKYLRDKFVAEKMDPNLIQGYRGGYLPGTRRATEAALRAGEVRCVVATNALELGIDIGSLDAVVCAGYPGSVAALMQRFGRAGRRGAGSLALLVTSSAPLDQYLASDPRFLTGSPVEHARIDPDNVEILVQHLKCAAFELPFAEGDTFGDVPAESVTDALGYLSQHEVVHPSPGPEGRKMFHWSSDAYPANHVSLRSVGWDNVVIIELGTDRTLAEMDFRSAHTMLHEQAIYQHEAEQYQVERFDYDNHKAYVRKVAPDYFTDAMTYVRVNVIQEDQGAPMGPTLQTGMGEVSVIEKVVGYKKIKFHTHENVGYGEVALPEMQMHTTSLWLTVPESVVRSFGAPRPAVIDALRGIATALRTVACVGLMIDPRDLGKTLGSKDDADGPPRKDGGVGFDPTIFLYDNIPGGVGLAARLFDQREELLRRARRLLEGCACEEGCPACIGPAAGSFPGSAPVEEHPRKRLALEILSALGVVALQ, from the coding sequence ATGAAGCCTGAGAAGGAAGAAGGGGCTTTCACCGGGTCCCGGCGCAAGCCCTGGACGGGATCTCGCGGACTCGATGCCGTCCTCCAGGGGTGGCGCGAGAACAATCAGCTCTGGCCCGACATCGTCCTGGACGAGGTGACCCCGGCCCGGCCCGGCTCCCATGCGCCCATCCCCGAGGGCGTCGCCCCCCAGGTGCGCGAGGCCCTGCGCCGCCGCGGCATCGATCGGCTCTTCTCCCACCAGGCCGAGGCGTACGAGCTGGCCCGCTCGGGCAGGAACCTCGTCATCGCCACGCCCACCGCCTCGGGCAAGAGCCTCTGCTACAACCTGCCCCTGTTGGACCGCTTCGCGCGCGAGCCCCAGGCCCGGGCCCTCTACCTCTTCCCCACCAAGGCGCTCTCGCGCGACCAGGAAGAGTCCCTGCGTGTCTTCATGCGCGAGGCGGGCCTGGAGCACGGTGCCATCACCTTCGACGGGGACACCCCGGCGGATGCCCGGCGCGCCGCCCGCGAGCGCAGCGGCGTGCTGCTCACCAACCCGGACATGCTGCACACCGGCATCCTCCCGCACCACGCGAGCTGGGCGCGCCTCTTCTCCAACCTGCGCTACGTCGTCATCGACGAGCTGCACACCTACCGCGGCGTCTTCGGCTCGCACCTGGCCAACGTGCTGCGCCGGCTGCAGCGCGTGGCGGCCTTCCACGGCTCCTCGCCCACGTTCATCCTGGCCTCGGCCACCATCGGCAACCCCAAGGCCCACGCCGAGCGGATGCTGGGCCGCGAGGTGGCGCTCATCTCCGAGAGCGGCGCCCCCGCGGGCGAGCGCCGCGTCATGGTCTACAACCCCCCCGTGGTCAACGCCGAGCTGGGCATCCGCGCCAGCTACCTCAAGAGCGCCGTGCGCCTCACCGCGGACCTCGTGCGCGCCGAGGTGTCCACGCTCCTCTTCGCCCAGTCGCGCAACTCCGTCGAGGTGATGCTCAAGTACCTGCGCGACAAGTTCGTGGCCGAGAAGATGGACCCGAACCTCATCCAGGGCTACCGCGGCGGCTACCTGCCCGGCACGCGCCGCGCCACCGAGGCCGCCCTGCGCGCGGGAGAGGTGCGCTGCGTGGTGGCCACCAACGCGTTGGAGCTCGGCATCGACATCGGCTCGCTGGACGCCGTGGTGTGCGCGGGCTACCCGGGCTCGGTGGCGGCGCTGATGCAGCGCTTCGGCCGCGCGGGCCGCCGGGGCGCGGGCAGCCTCGCGCTCCTGGTCACCTCCAGCGCTCCGTTGGATCAGTACCTCGCTTCCGATCCCCGCTTCCTCACGGGCTCCCCGGTGGAGCACGCGCGCATCGATCCGGACAACGTGGAGATCCTCGTGCAGCACCTCAAGTGCGCCGCCTTCGAGCTGCCCTTCGCCGAGGGCGACACCTTCGGGGACGTGCCGGCCGAGTCGGTGACGGACGCGCTCGGCTACCTGTCCCAGCACGAGGTGGTGCACCCCTCGCCCGGCCCCGAGGGCCGCAAGATGTTCCACTGGTCCTCGGACGCGTACCCGGCCAACCACGTGTCGCTGCGCAGCGTGGGCTGGGACAACGTGGTCATCATCGAGCTGGGCACGGACCGCACGCTCGCGGAGATGGACTTCCGCTCGGCGCACACCATGTTGCACGAGCAGGCCATCTACCAGCACGAGGCCGAGCAGTATCAGGTCGAGCGCTTCGACTACGACAACCACAAGGCCTACGTGCGCAAGGTGGCGCCGGACTACTTCACCGACGCGATGACGTACGTGCGCGTCAACGTCATCCAGGAGGACCAGGGCGCCCCCATGGGGCCCACGCTCCAGACGGGCATGGGTGAGGTGAGCGTCATCGAGAAGGTGGTGGGCTACAAGAAGATCAAGTTCCACACCCACGAGAACGTGGGCTACGGCGAGGTGGCCCTGCCGGAGATGCAGATGCACACCACTTCGCTCTGGCTCACCGTGCCCGAGTCCGTGGTGCGCTCGTTCGGCGCGCCGCGCCCCGCCGTCATCGACGCGCTCCGGGGCATCGCCACCGCGCTGCGCACCGTGGCCTGCGTGGGGTTGATGATCGACCCGAGGGACCTGGGCAAGACGCTCGGGAGCAAGGACGATGCGGACGGGCCGCCGCGCAAGGACGGCGGCGTGGGCTTCGATCCGACCATCTTCCTCTACGACAACATCCCCGGCGGCGTGGGCCTGGCGGCGCGGCTGTTCGATCAGCGCGAGGAACTGCTGCGGCGCGCGCGCCGGCTCCTGGAGGGGTGTGCGTGCGAGGAGGGTTGCCCCGCGTGCATCGGTCCGGCGGCGGGCTCCTTCCCGGGCAGTGCTCCGGTGGAAGAGCATCCGCGCAAGCGGCTCGCGCTGGAGATCCTCTCGGCGCTCGGTGTCGTGGCCCTGCAGTAG
- a CDS encoding pyridoxal phosphate-dependent aminotransferase, whose amino-acid sequence MRRGYRGGDPEWCNLGQGQPETDELPGAPPRVGQVMVDVNDMEYAPVAGLWEVRETIASLYNRLYRRGLPSQYSAENVALSGGGRTALTRAAASLGSVNLGHFLPDYTAYEELLDVFKAFTSIPILLEGERGYAFTHEDLRREVQGRGLSALLFSNPCNPTGKLVQGEELARWVGVARELECTLLIDEFYSHYVWTGRPGQLPIESAARYVEDVNRDPVVLFDGFTKNWRYPGWRMTWTVGPRQVIEAVSSAGSFLDGGGSRPLQRAAIPLLDEELVVKETLAIHRHFRDKRDRFHSRLERLGIRTDRPPDGTFYIWGNVSGLPAPLNDGMGFFRAALEQKIITVPGEFFDVNPGKRRARPSRFRNYVRLSFGPSQDILEKAVDRLEALILPRTTG is encoded by the coding sequence ATGCGCCGGGGCTACAGGGGGGGCGATCCCGAGTGGTGCAACCTCGGCCAGGGCCAGCCTGAAACCGATGAGCTGCCCGGGGCCCCTCCGCGCGTGGGCCAGGTCATGGTGGACGTGAACGACATGGAGTACGCCCCGGTCGCCGGACTCTGGGAAGTGCGTGAGACGATCGCCTCGCTCTACAACCGCCTCTACCGGCGAGGCCTGCCGAGCCAGTACAGCGCGGAGAACGTCGCGCTCTCCGGAGGAGGACGCACCGCGCTCACCCGCGCCGCCGCGAGCCTCGGGTCCGTCAACCTCGGCCACTTCCTGCCCGACTACACCGCCTATGAGGAGCTGCTGGACGTCTTCAAGGCCTTCACCTCCATCCCCATCCTCCTGGAGGGCGAGCGCGGCTATGCCTTCACCCACGAGGACCTGCGCCGCGAGGTGCAGGGCCGGGGCCTGTCCGCCCTGCTCTTCTCCAACCCCTGCAACCCCACGGGCAAGCTCGTGCAGGGCGAGGAACTGGCGCGCTGGGTGGGCGTCGCCCGGGAGCTGGAGTGCACCCTGCTCATCGACGAGTTCTACTCGCACTACGTCTGGACGGGCCGCCCGGGCCAGCTCCCCATCGAGAGCGCCGCGCGCTACGTGGAGGACGTGAACCGGGATCCCGTCGTGCTCTTCGACGGCTTCACCAAGAACTGGCGCTACCCGGGCTGGCGCATGACGTGGACCGTGGGGCCCCGCCAGGTCATCGAAGCCGTGTCCAGCGCGGGCAGCTTCCTCGACGGCGGAGGCAGCCGGCCCCTGCAGCGCGCCGCCATCCCGCTGCTCGACGAGGAGCTCGTGGTGAAGGAGACGCTCGCCATCCACCGCCACTTCCGCGACAAGCGCGACCGCTTCCACTCGCGCCTGGAGCGTCTGGGCATCCGCACGGACCGCCCGCCCGATGGCACCTTCTACATCTGGGGCAACGTGTCCGGCCTGCCCGCGCCCCTCAATGACGGCATGGGCTTCTTCCGCGCCGCGCTCGAGCAGAAGATCATCACCGTGCCGGGGGAGTTCTTCGACGTGAACCCCGGCAAGCGCCGCGCCCGCCCCTCGCGCTTCCGCAACTACGTGCGCCTGTCCTTCGGCCCCTCCCAGGACATCCTGGAGAAGGCCGTGGACCGGCTGGAAGCCTTGATCCTCCCGCGCACCACGGGCTGA
- a CDS encoding cyclic nucleotide-binding domain-containing protein: MVETVREHKDNAAQLFASGQWEAALAEYRYIARAVPEDLASRQKVAELLQRLGRKQEAIETYTDVAKAWARQGWLLRAIALCKVILQLEPGHGPTQRLLADFYAGHAQPQPRLTPAPAVSPSFGESSGEGDEVLPRIPLFSKLSPEAFLSVVEELELKPFAPGSTIVTEGETSHSLFAIVEGRVDVVVRGGGGQSRKVACLGEGDFFGEVALLSDAPRLASVVATTRTVVFELTREQVERLAELHPSVEQMLRSFYQVRLLANILRGNPLLFSLTPLQREAMTKAVQFHAVPAGERLLVQGQPGDALYLLLRGQCRVVHRRPDGHENEHPSLREGDMFGELSVLLGLPATASVIADTPCTLLRLARADVERLIVMNTGLREALFRLSSERLQRTAQLVSGYESSAA, encoded by the coding sequence ATGGTCGAGACAGTTCGCGAGCACAAGGACAACGCCGCTCAACTCTTCGCCAGTGGGCAGTGGGAGGCGGCGCTCGCCGAGTACCGGTACATCGCCCGGGCCGTGCCGGAGGACCTGGCCAGCCGCCAGAAGGTGGCCGAGCTGCTCCAGCGGCTCGGACGCAAGCAGGAGGCCATCGAGACGTACACGGACGTGGCCAAGGCCTGGGCCCGTCAGGGGTGGCTGCTGCGCGCCATCGCCCTGTGCAAGGTCATCCTCCAGCTCGAGCCGGGCCATGGTCCCACCCAGCGGTTGCTGGCGGACTTCTACGCGGGCCATGCGCAGCCCCAGCCCCGGTTGACGCCCGCGCCGGCGGTGTCCCCCTCCTTCGGGGAGTCGAGTGGGGAAGGGGACGAGGTGCTCCCGCGCATCCCGCTCTTCTCGAAGCTGAGTCCGGAGGCGTTCCTGTCGGTGGTGGAGGAGTTGGAGCTCAAGCCCTTCGCGCCGGGGTCCACCATCGTCACGGAGGGCGAAACGAGTCATTCCCTGTTCGCCATCGTGGAGGGGCGCGTGGACGTGGTGGTGCGAGGAGGGGGCGGGCAGTCCCGCAAGGTGGCCTGCCTGGGCGAGGGCGACTTCTTCGGAGAGGTGGCCTTGCTGTCGGACGCTCCGCGGCTGGCGAGCGTGGTGGCCACCACGCGCACCGTGGTGTTCGAGCTGACGCGGGAGCAGGTGGAGCGGCTCGCCGAGCTGCACCCCTCGGTGGAGCAGATGCTGCGCTCCTTCTACCAGGTGCGGCTGCTGGCCAACATCCTGCGGGGCAACCCGCTCCTGTTCTCCCTCACGCCCCTGCAGCGCGAGGCCATGACGAAGGCCGTCCAGTTCCACGCGGTGCCCGCCGGCGAGCGCCTGCTCGTCCAGGGACAGCCCGGTGACGCCCTCTACCTGCTGCTCCGGGGCCAGTGCCGCGTGGTCCACCGCCGCCCGGACGGTCACGAGAACGAGCATCCGTCGCTGCGCGAGGGCGACATGTTCGGCGAGCTGTCCGTACTGCTCGGCCTGCCCGCCACCGCCTCGGTGATCGCCGACACCCCCTGCACGCTGCTGCGGCTGGCGCGCGCGGACGTGGAGCGGCTCATCGTGATGAACACCGGGCTGCGCGAGGCGCTCTTCCGCCTGAGCTCCGAGCGCCTCCAGCGCACCGCCCAACTGGTGTCCGGCTACGAGTCGTCCGCGGCCTGA
- a CDS encoding FAD-dependent monooxygenase produces the protein MSTSPSPTSPPARHVLIAGGGIGGLTLARALRQAGIASTVFERAEVLRPVGAGIIMQMNAMKALRSIGLAEAVSQEGQPLSSLATRTHSGGVLTRVDLGLLSRELGESAIAIRRSRLQAVLLSGLEEGQVHTGRAVTGFHDDGERVTVRLSDGTSATGDLLVGADGLHSVVRQALWGDATRYSGYTSWRGMATLPPQAHPSDASESWGPGARFGIVPVGHGEVYWYATRNAPAGVREEPGRAREALRRDFEGWHAPIAAILDATSEENIFRTDIHDRVPLVRWSQGRVTLLGDAAHPMTPNMGQGGCQAVEDAVVLARCLAREPEPVTAFAEYERRRLSRANQFVSRSFQLGRLAQLENTAVRFLRDTLMRLVPSGAALQQVRDVMRFEP, from the coding sequence ATGTCCACCTCCCCGTCGCCCACGAGCCCTCCCGCCCGCCACGTGCTCATCGCGGGAGGCGGCATTGGCGGGCTCACCCTGGCCCGGGCCCTGCGCCAGGCGGGCATCGCCTCCACCGTCTTCGAGCGTGCCGAGGTCCTGCGCCCGGTGGGCGCGGGCATCATCATGCAGATGAACGCCATGAAGGCGCTGCGTTCCATCGGCCTGGCGGAGGCGGTGAGTCAGGAGGGCCAGCCCCTCTCCTCCCTGGCCACGCGCACCCACTCCGGCGGGGTCCTCACCCGCGTCGACCTCGGGCTGCTATCACGGGAGCTGGGAGAATCGGCCATCGCCATCCGCCGCTCGCGCCTGCAAGCGGTCCTGCTCTCCGGGCTCGAGGAGGGCCAGGTGCACACGGGACGCGCGGTGACGGGTTTCCACGACGACGGCGAGCGTGTGACGGTGCGCTTGTCGGATGGCACCTCCGCCACGGGAGACCTGCTGGTGGGCGCGGACGGGCTTCACTCCGTGGTGCGCCAGGCGCTGTGGGGTGATGCCACGCGCTACTCGGGCTACACGAGCTGGCGGGGCATGGCGACGCTGCCGCCCCAGGCCCACCCCAGCGACGCCAGCGAGAGCTGGGGACCCGGCGCCCGCTTCGGCATCGTCCCCGTGGGACACGGAGAGGTGTACTGGTACGCCACCCGGAACGCCCCCGCTGGAGTCCGGGAGGAACCCGGCCGCGCCCGCGAGGCCTTGCGTCGGGACTTCGAGGGCTGGCACGCCCCCATCGCCGCCATCCTCGACGCCACGTCCGAGGAGAACATCTTCCGCACGGACATCCATGACCGGGTGCCGCTCGTGCGCTGGAGCCAGGGCCGGGTGACCCTGCTGGGAGACGCCGCCCACCCCATGACCCCCAACATGGGACAAGGGGGCTGCCAGGCCGTCGAGGACGCCGTGGTGCTCGCCCGCTGCCTGGCCCGGGAGCCCGAGCCCGTCACCGCGTTCGCCGAGTACGAGCGCCGCCGGCTCTCGCGCGCCAACCAGTTCGTGTCCCGCTCCTTCCAGCTCGGACGCCTCGCCCAGCTCGAGAACACCGCGGTCCGCTTCCTGCGCGACACCCTGATGCGCCTGGTCCCCTCGGGTGCCGCCCTCCAGCAGGTGCGCGACGTCATGCGGTTCGAGCCCTGA